From the genome of Ignavibacteriales bacterium, one region includes:
- a CDS encoding polysaccharide deacetylase family protein has protein sequence MNILMTLSQLEVTGAEVYSVTLADKFIERGHKVFIISDTLTKKTKAEYIPAPLSKRTLLYRIKNSIFIYRFIKSNNIHIVNAHSRASAWVSYVASKFANVPLVVFIHGRQATSTSRRIFHGFGDYTIAICEKLEEQLLEVFKYSPHKIEVIRNGFNLPTIVGNNTTGQKTIAFITRLSGPKKDLAYKFLEYVSTSKFFSEVGVVKFKIIGGQTIPPEFEKFKNYFEFTGYIENLPHEIENANVVIGSGRIAIEAILHKKPLIAMGEACTVGLVTKDNLSFALGTNFGDMNVTEKEFDFEKILSDLKSALDHKSCDNLVYEKVKNDCNIENVVNRLEFIFQSVRVRFYKKEIPIIYYHRIAKDITDAGKHGIFVTEKQFEDHLRYLKNEGFKTVTFEEALQIKKNCTPGKFVIITFDDGYEDNYTLAFPLLKKYGFNAIIFLVANLESNLWDSQSDEPKLKMLNRNQILEMIEYGIEFGSHTLTHADLSKESEEKVKAELADSKKILETKLGKEITSFAFPYGNCNETVKQAAKETGYKFVYATDRAPLALHEDLFQIRRIGIFPNTTVAGLGRKVKGNYIFKRVKKNSPYLRIPL, from the coding sequence ATGAATATTCTGATGACGCTTTCTCAACTTGAAGTTACAGGTGCTGAAGTTTATTCCGTTACACTCGCCGATAAATTTATTGAGCGGGGTCATAAAGTATTCATTATTTCGGACACACTTACAAAAAAAACAAAAGCCGAATATATTCCGGCACCGCTTTCCAAAAGAACTTTACTTTACAGAATCAAAAACTCCATTTTTATTTATCGGTTTATCAAGAGCAATAATATTCATATTGTAAATGCACATTCACGTGCGAGTGCCTGGGTATCATACGTAGCTAGCAAGTTTGCAAATGTTCCGTTGGTTGTTTTTATTCATGGCAGACAAGCAACTTCTACATCGCGCAGAATATTTCATGGATTTGGAGATTATACTATTGCTATTTGCGAAAAACTAGAAGAACAGCTTCTCGAAGTCTTTAAATACTCGCCGCACAAGATAGAAGTAATAAGAAACGGTTTTAATCTGCCAACGATTGTTGGAAATAACACTACCGGACAAAAAACTATTGCATTTATTACCCGTCTTTCGGGACCTAAAAAAGATCTTGCTTATAAATTTCTGGAATACGTTAGCACTTCAAAATTTTTTAGTGAAGTTGGTGTAGTAAAATTTAAAATCATCGGCGGGCAAACAATACCGCCGGAATTTGAAAAATTTAAAAATTATTTTGAGTTTACCGGCTACATAGAGAATTTACCGCATGAAATTGAAAATGCAAATGTTGTCATAGGATCCGGTAGAATTGCCATTGAAGCAATTCTTCATAAAAAGCCGTTAATTGCAATGGGTGAAGCATGTACCGTTGGCTTGGTAACTAAGGATAATCTAAGCTTTGCTCTTGGAACAAATTTCGGCGATATGAATGTGACCGAAAAGGAATTCGACTTTGAAAAGATTTTGAGCGACCTTAAATCTGCTTTGGATCATAAATCATGCGATAACCTGGTTTATGAAAAAGTTAAGAACGATTGTAACATTGAAAATGTCGTTAACCGTCTTGAATTTATTTTTCAAAGTGTGAGAGTAAGATTCTATAAGAAAGAAATTCCAATTATTTATTATCACCGGATTGCAAAAGATATTACAGATGCAGGTAAACACGGAATATTTGTAACGGAAAAACAATTTGAAGATCATTTGCGCTATTTGAAAAACGAAGGATTCAAAACAGTCACTTTTGAAGAAGCACTTCAGATCAAAAAGAATTGCACCCCAGGCAAATTTGTCATAATTACATTCGATGACGGGTACGAAGACAACTATACTTTAGCGTTTCCGCTTCTGAAAAAATATGGTTTCAACGCAATTATTTTTCTGGTTGCAAACCTTGAATCCAATTTATGGGATTCACAAAGTGATGAACCAAAACTTAAGATGCTAAACCGGAATCAGATTCTCGAAATGATTGAATACGGAATTGAGTTTGGCTCTCATACACTTACACATGCCGATTTGTCAAAGGAATCTGAAGAAAAAGTTAAAGCTGAGCTTGCAGATTCCAAAAAAATTTTGGAAACAAAACTTGGTAAAGAAATTACATCATTTGCCTTCCCTTATGGAAATTGCAACGAAACGGTAAAACAAGCAGCTAAGGAAACCGGATATAAATTTGTTTATGCAACTGACCGCGCACCGCTCGCTTTACACGAAGATCTTTTTCAGATTAGAAGGATTGGAATATTTCCGAATACAACCGTAGCCGGTTTGGGAAGAAAAGTAAAAGGGAATTATATTTTTAAGAGAGTAAAAAAAAATTCGCCTTATTTACGAATTCCTCTTTGA
- a CDS encoding glycosyltransferase family A protein: protein MQVYKQYKPIVSIIMPTFNRANYLKRSIESALNQSFKMWELIIVDDGSSDNTFQIVDEYILQFENIRYMKQSNRRPALATNTGILASCGELIAFLGSDDEWKPEFLEQRINFLKEHPDIDFIHGGVEVIGHPYVKDKNDLTREIHIDECVVGGTFFGKRNVFIELGGFRDLSYSDDSDFYERAVKKFNIAKVDFPTYIYYRDTPDSICSTIE from the coding sequence ATGCAAGTTTACAAACAATATAAGCCGATTGTTTCCATAATTATGCCGACTTTCAATAGGGCAAATTATTTGAAAAGGTCAATCGAATCCGCACTGAATCAATCTTTCAAAATGTGGGAATTGATAATTGTTGACGACGGCAGCAGCGATAATACATTTCAAATTGTTGATGAATACATTTTACAATTCGAGAATATCCGTTACATGAAACAATCCAACAGACGTCCGGCTCTTGCTACTAATACCGGCATATTAGCTTCTTGCGGCGAATTGATTGCGTTTCTTGGAAGCGATGATGAGTGGAAGCCGGAATTTTTGGAACAACGCATAAATTTTTTGAAAGAGCATCCTGATATTGATTTCATCCACGGGGGAGTTGAAGTTATAGGGCATCCTTATGTGAAAGATAAAAATGATTTGACTCGCGAAATTCACATTGATGAATGCGTTGTCGGGGGAACATTTTTTGGCAAACGGAACGTGTTCATTGAGTTAGGAGGATTTCGAGATTTGAGTTATAGTGACGATTCAGATTTTTATGAGCGGGCGGTAAAGAAATTTAATATTGCCAAAGTCGATTTCCCAACTTATATCTACTACCGGGATACACCGGACAGCATCTGTTCAACAATCGAATAA